From the Lathyrus oleraceus cultivar Zhongwan6 chromosome 4, CAAS_Psat_ZW6_1.0, whole genome shotgun sequence genome, one window contains:
- the LOC127076709 gene encoding uncharacterized protein LOC127076709 isoform X1 gives MDNRGASFVAVRRTTPHGETCNSNSAEAVAGSAAWLGRSLSCVCVQRRDSDASSFFDLTLAQEECLQRLQRRIDVPYDSSIIEHQEALRALWNVAFPEEELRGLISEQWKEMGWQGKDPSTDFRGGGFISLENFLFFARNFPKSFQDLLWKREGDRSAWEYPFAVAGVNITFMLVQMLDLEAVKPRTLVGATFLKFLEENESAFDLLYCIAFKLMDHQWLSMRASYMDFNTVMKSTRRELEKELLQEEVLRLEDLPSYKLLSR, from the exons ATGGATAATAGAGGTGCTTCATTCGTTGCTGTTAGACGAACAACACCGCATGGAGAAACCTGCAATTCAAATTCTG CGGAGGCTGTGGCAGGATCAGCAGCATGGCTTGGTAGAAGTCTGTCTTGTGTATGTGTACAGAGAAGAGATAGTGATGCTTCTAGCTTTTTTGATTTAACTCTAGCCCAG GAGGAATGCTTGCAGAGGCTACAGAGACGAATAGATGTTCCATATGATAGTTCTATAATTGAGCACCAG GAGGCCCTTAGGGCTTTATGGAATGTTGCATTTCCTGAAGAGGAGCTCCGTGGCTTGATATCTGAGCAATGGAAGGAAATGGGCTGGCAAGGGAAGGATCCATCAACAGATTTTAG GGGTGGTGGTTTTATTTCTTTGGAGAATTTTCTGTTCTTTGCTAGGAATTTCCCG AAATCGTTCCAGGATCTTTTATGGAAGCGGGAAGGAGATCGGTCCGCGTGGGAATATCCGTTTGCTGTTGCTGGTGTTAACATCACATTCATGCTGGTGCAGATGCTTGATCTTGAAGCTG TGAAGCCACGCACACTGGTGGGAGCAACTTTCCTAAAGTTTCTTGAAG AAAATGAATCAGCTTTTGATCTTCTCTACTGCATAGCTTTCAAGCTGATGGATCACCAATGGCTTTCTATGCGCGCCTCATACATGGACTTTAAT ACAGTGATGAAATCTACACGGCGTGAGCTAGAGAAAGAACTTCTTCAAGAAGAAGTATTGCGTCTTGAAGACTTGCCCTCATACAAACTACTTTCACGATAG
- the LOC127076709 gene encoding uncharacterized protein LOC127076709 isoform X3, which translates to MDNRGASFVAVRRTTPHGETCNSNSAEAVAGSAAWLGRSLSCVCVQRRDSDASSFFDLTLAQEECLQRLQRRIDVPYDSSIIEHQEALRALWNVAFPEEELRGLISEQWKEMGWQGKDPSTDFRGGGFISLENFLFFARNFPKSFQDLLWKREGDRSAWEYPFAVAGVNITFMLVQMLDLEAVKPRTLVGATFLKFLEENESAFDLLYCIAFKLMDHQWLSMRASYMDFN; encoded by the exons ATGGATAATAGAGGTGCTTCATTCGTTGCTGTTAGACGAACAACACCGCATGGAGAAACCTGCAATTCAAATTCTG CGGAGGCTGTGGCAGGATCAGCAGCATGGCTTGGTAGAAGTCTGTCTTGTGTATGTGTACAGAGAAGAGATAGTGATGCTTCTAGCTTTTTTGATTTAACTCTAGCCCAG GAGGAATGCTTGCAGAGGCTACAGAGACGAATAGATGTTCCATATGATAGTTCTATAATTGAGCACCAG GAGGCCCTTAGGGCTTTATGGAATGTTGCATTTCCTGAAGAGGAGCTCCGTGGCTTGATATCTGAGCAATGGAAGGAAATGGGCTGGCAAGGGAAGGATCCATCAACAGATTTTAG GGGTGGTGGTTTTATTTCTTTGGAGAATTTTCTGTTCTTTGCTAGGAATTTCCCG AAATCGTTCCAGGATCTTTTATGGAAGCGGGAAGGAGATCGGTCCGCGTGGGAATATCCGTTTGCTGTTGCTGGTGTTAACATCACATTCATGCTGGTGCAGATGCTTGATCTTGAAGCTG TGAAGCCACGCACACTGGTGGGAGCAACTTTCCTAAAGTTTCTTGAAG AAAATGAATCAGCTTTTGATCTTCTCTACTGCATAGCTTTCAAGCTGATGGATCACCAATGGCTTTCTATGCGCGCCTCATACATGGACTTTAAT TGA
- the LOC127076709 gene encoding uncharacterized protein LOC127076709 isoform X2, with product MMGDILSCIAEAVAGSAAWLGRSLSCVCVQRRDSDASSFFDLTLAQEECLQRLQRRIDVPYDSSIIEHQEALRALWNVAFPEEELRGLISEQWKEMGWQGKDPSTDFRGGGFISLENFLFFARNFPKSFQDLLWKREGDRSAWEYPFAVAGVNITFMLVQMLDLEAVKPRTLVGATFLKFLEENESAFDLLYCIAFKLMDHQWLSMRASYMDFNTVMKSTRRELEKELLQEEVLRLEDLPSYKLLSR from the exons ATGATGGGTGATATTCTAAGTTGCATTG CGGAGGCTGTGGCAGGATCAGCAGCATGGCTTGGTAGAAGTCTGTCTTGTGTATGTGTACAGAGAAGAGATAGTGATGCTTCTAGCTTTTTTGATTTAACTCTAGCCCAG GAGGAATGCTTGCAGAGGCTACAGAGACGAATAGATGTTCCATATGATAGTTCTATAATTGAGCACCAG GAGGCCCTTAGGGCTTTATGGAATGTTGCATTTCCTGAAGAGGAGCTCCGTGGCTTGATATCTGAGCAATGGAAGGAAATGGGCTGGCAAGGGAAGGATCCATCAACAGATTTTAG GGGTGGTGGTTTTATTTCTTTGGAGAATTTTCTGTTCTTTGCTAGGAATTTCCCG AAATCGTTCCAGGATCTTTTATGGAAGCGGGAAGGAGATCGGTCCGCGTGGGAATATCCGTTTGCTGTTGCTGGTGTTAACATCACATTCATGCTGGTGCAGATGCTTGATCTTGAAGCTG TGAAGCCACGCACACTGGTGGGAGCAACTTTCCTAAAGTTTCTTGAAG AAAATGAATCAGCTTTTGATCTTCTCTACTGCATAGCTTTCAAGCTGATGGATCACCAATGGCTTTCTATGCGCGCCTCATACATGGACTTTAAT ACAGTGATGAAATCTACACGGCGTGAGCTAGAGAAAGAACTTCTTCAAGAAGAAGTATTGCGTCTTGAAGACTTGCCCTCATACAAACTACTTTCACGATAG